The Amycolatopsis japonica nucleotide sequence AAGAGGGCACAAGCGGTCAAGTACATCTCTGGATCCGGCTTCGGCGCGGTCACTTCGTCGGCGGCCAGTTTCACGGGAAACATTCCCGCCAGACCGCCGCGAACGAGTGCGGCGTCCAACAGGGCTCGGGGCGAGTTGCTCGCGACGGCGACCGGTACGGCGGCGGCGGTCAGTTCGACCAACTCACGCGCGCCGGGCATCGCCTCCGCCTTCGCGGTGACGACCTCGGTCACCAACCTCAGCAACTCGTCCGCGATCTCGGCGCCGGCGTCCGGTTCACCGAACGCCTCCGCCATCGCGTCGGCGGCGGCCGGTAGCGACTTGCCGATCACCAACGCCTTCTCGTCCGCGCCGAAGGGGAGCCCGCGCCGCGCGAACAGTTCGGTCTCGGCGACGGACCAACACGGCTCGGTGTCCATGAGCAATCCGTCGCAGTCGAAGACGACCGCGCGCGGATTTCGGCCGCCGAAGAGCCCCTTCACACTTGCCCCCAGTTCAAGCACTCAGCGTCACGCGATCATCAGCACTCAGCTATCGTCACCGTGACAAAACGACCCGGGGTGATCCCTAATCGGTTTCCGGTGTCTGATTTGCCTGATTTTGATCCATGAGCGCCACGATGCGTTCAAGATCGTCAACCGAGCCGAATTCGAGGGTGATCCGCCCCTTGCGGCGACCCAAGTCGACCTTCACGCGGGTGTCGAACCGGTCCGAAAGCCGGTTCGCCAGTTCCTGGAGACCGGGCGCCTGGATCGGCTTGCGGGGAGCGGGCTTCGGCTTGGCCGGCTTTTCACTCTTCTTGAGCGTGACGGCTTCCTCGGTCGCGCGGACCGACATGCCCTCCGCGACGATCCGCGCGGCCAGCTCTTCCTGACTGTCGGCGTCCTCGAGAGAGAGCAGTGCCCGCGCGTGGCCCGCCGAGAGCACCCCGGCCGCGACCCGTCGCTGGACCGCGAGGGGGAGTTTGAGCAAGCGGATCGTGTTCGTGATGACCGGGCGGCTGCGCCCGATCCGGCTCGCCAGCTCCTCGTGCGTGACCGCGAATTCGTCGAGCAGCTGCTGATACGCGGCCGCCTCTTCGAGCGGGTTGAGCTGAACGCGGTGGATGTTCTCCAGCAGCGCGTCGCGCAGCATCGCCTCGTCGGCGGTCTGCCGCACGATCGCCGGGATCGCCTCCAGCTCCGCCAGCTGGGAGGCACGCAGCCGCCGCTCGCCCATGACGAGTTCGTACTCGTCGTTGCCGAGCTCCCGGACCACGATGGGCTGCATGAGCCCGAACTCGCGGATCGAGTGCTCCAGCTCGTTGAGCGCGTCCTCGTCGAAGACCTGCCGCGGCTGCTTCGGGTTCGGCTTGATCTGGCTGACCGGCACCTCGCGGTAGACCGCGCCGGCGATCGTTCCGCCGTGCGAACCGGCCGCGCCGTTGGCCGCGAACCAGCCCTTGTCGTCCGGCCCCGCGGGCTTGCTCGCGGGAGCGGAGGGGACAGGGGAGCCGTTCTCGGCGGGAGCCGCCGAACCCGGCGGAGGGCCGGTGGGGATCAGGGCGGCGAGCCCGCGCCCGAGCCCTCCTCTGCGCTCGCTCATGCCGTACCGCTCCTTTCCTTCATCTCCACACCGCGCTGGGCGATCTCCTTCGCCGCGTCGACGTAGCTCATCGCGCCCCGCGAACCCGGGTCGTACGCGAGGACGGTCTGCCCGTATCCGGGCGCCTCCGAGACCTTCACACTGCGCGGGATCACCGTCTTGAGAACAGTGTCCCCGAAGTGGTTCCGGACCTCGTTCGTCACCTGATCGGCCAGCTTCGTCCGGCCGTCGTACATGGTGAGCAGGATCGTGGAGACGCTGAGTTCGCGGTTCAGGTGCGCCTGGACGAGCTCGATGTTGCTCAGCAGCTGCCCCAGACCTTCGAGCGCGTAGTACTCGCACTGGATCGGGATCAGCACCTCCTGCGCGGCGACCATCGCGTTGACGGTCAGCAGACCGAGCGACGGCGGGCAGTCGATGAAGACGTAGTCGACGCCGATCTCGTCGAGGATCTCGGACGAGAGCGCCTCCTTGAGCCGCATCTCGCGGGACGCCATGGAGACGAGTTCGATCTCGGCACCGGCGAGGTCGATGGTCGCGGGCACGCAGTAGAGGTTGGGCGACTGCTCGCTCTGCGCCGCCGCCTCGGCCAGCGACACCTCACCGATCAGCACCTCGTAGATCGACGGCGTGCCGGAGCGGTGGTCGATGTCGAGCGCGGTGCTCGCGTTGCCCTGAGGGTCCAGGTCGATCACGAGCGTCTTGAGCCCGTGGACGGCGAGGGCGGCGGCGAGGTTCACCGTGCTCGTCGTCTTGCCGACGCCACCCTTCTGGTTGGCGACCGTCAGCACTCGCCGGCGGTTCGGCCGGGGGAGCGCACCCTCCTTGGGGTGCAGCACGCTGGCGGCGCGGACGGCTTCTTCGGCGATGGGCGTCCAGCCGAGTTCCTGGCCGGCGCTCGCAGGGTCGGACGGCGGGGGAGTCACCGGTCTCGAGCCTCCTCTGTATTAGACGTGGGAGTCGTTCTGCGTTGTTTCACGTGGAACCGGTCTAGCTGCGCCTGCCGCGCGGTCGAGACGGTTTCGGGGGCAGACGGTGGATCACGACGACCGTGCTCGGAACCTCGAGCACCTTGGTGCCGCACTCGAAGACTTCCGGTTCGCCGCCACCGGCCTTCCGGACGGCGGCGCGATCGCGTTCGATTTCCTCTCCGGCGCTCGC carries:
- a CDS encoding HAD family hydrolase; translated protein: MKGLFGGRNPRAVVFDCDGLLMDTEPCWSVAETELFARRGLPFGADEKALVIGKSLPAAADAMAEAFGEPDAGAEIADELLRLVTEVVTAKAEAMPGARELVELTAAAVPVAVASNSPRALLDAALVRGGLAGMFPVKLAADEVTAPKPDPEMYLTACALLNVEPADALAFEDSMTGLRSARAAGVPVIGVPTLKHQDFPADVVIGSLRDEELLSWVRGWPQR
- a CDS encoding ParB/RepB/Spo0J family partition protein, with product MSERRGGLGRGLAALIPTGPPPGSAAPAENGSPVPSAPASKPAGPDDKGWFAANGAAGSHGGTIAGAVYREVPVSQIKPNPKQPRQVFDEDALNELEHSIREFGLMQPIVVRELGNDEYELVMGERRLRASQLAELEAIPAIVRQTADEAMLRDALLENIHRVQLNPLEEAAAYQQLLDEFAVTHEELASRIGRSRPVITNTIRLLKLPLAVQRRVAAGVLSAGHARALLSLEDADSQEELAARIVAEGMSVRATEEAVTLKKSEKPAKPKPAPRKPIQAPGLQELANRLSDRFDTRVKVDLGRRKGRITLEFGSVDDLERIVALMDQNQANQTPETD
- a CDS encoding ParA family protein; translated protein: MTPPPSDPASAGQELGWTPIAEEAVRAASVLHPKEGALPRPNRRRVLTVANQKGGVGKTTSTVNLAAALAVHGLKTLVIDLDPQGNASTALDIDHRSGTPSIYEVLIGEVSLAEAAAQSEQSPNLYCVPATIDLAGAEIELVSMASREMRLKEALSSEILDEIGVDYVFIDCPPSLGLLTVNAMVAAQEVLIPIQCEYYALEGLGQLLSNIELVQAHLNRELSVSTILLTMYDGRTKLADQVTNEVRNHFGDTVLKTVIPRSVKVSEAPGYGQTVLAYDPGSRGAMSYVDAAKEIAQRGVEMKERSGTA